One Epinephelus moara isolate mb chromosome 20, YSFRI_EMoa_1.0, whole genome shotgun sequence genomic window carries:
- the eea1 gene encoding early endosome antigen 1 isoform X2, producing MLRRILQMTPGKGGSQNAESEQPSTDLNHDQTSEGFICPQCMKSHNSAEELFKHYELFHDTGDLPAHMAPTREDLTMLRQEVQDLHASLKEEKWFSEELKKELDKVQGQLKQNDGQVTSEDSALERKLNEAETEKFNIKQMKDLFEQKAAQLATEIVDIKSRYDEEKSLREAADQRLSKLTEQLQKEKQENERLQTELLQRPGVEDVEVLQKELVQVQTLMDNMTREREDESERLKTHYEQLQANYTTSEMTISQLKAELEKGPQEAAVYTQQIHELQSNLNNLQQQSQSLSEKLARKEKEYQELEERLGAEKSARKGAQSSLRERESEVQELQARATGAEASLQKAQTELGEKTEEVAKLKNEITELEVKHAELKVERKQLEQQREEKDSQGAQQQTEISQLHAKLLEAERQLGEVQGRLKEQRQLSGEKLKDREQQAADLQLKLSRAEEQLKESASKNTDLQHQLEKAKQQHQELQALQQNTNGKLREAQNDLEQVLRQIGDKDQKIQNLEALLQKSKDIVSQLETEREDLCAKIQAGEGETALLNQLKEKNHALQEQVTQLTDKLKNQSESNKQAQDNLHEQVQEQKTLVRSAQDRAQTLETSVTELTAQLADSKEKVAQLDAQLKAKTEMLLSAEAAKAAQKANLENNLETAQHALQDKQQELNKVQKKVEEQAQRLKERQEQCTQLDASLKECKDKLMASEQRTEQLEGLNKKLESQVGELQTTRDQVQKEVQKLQKEGSQVKQKAKELQRSLETEKAGATTLQEELKKKAADLSDIQQQLERSEQDKAALKVNLDNVTQEGKTKHAELDKKAQSLTADLQKAQQEKEAQKKELASLQENLGKANKALKESRSQLDTERKNHKSAMEEKEKSNEKARQELLKNNEAMTKAMKESKEQLGRLGEAENKLKAQLTTLEQQHSKTQGALKEKEKELEKLRAQLKTAQGSFEEETKKLKGQVAELQEVNVKKTEEESKLKAQVSGLGQELASQKSGMTELQKTLEQSQESFTKLQSDFYGKESEVSALRQDLKVSEEKLTLAQEELAANCTHQTGLEGQIKDLQKGRGSLEQELAKRDQKLQQQDKILKELQKQQGHVKEELEKEKSKVEELNKAKSVLEKNNTRLNSELKALTEKGEKELGELREAKQLLIQQKLELQGQVEAAQKTLEQEQKEHEATKDSRTQREEQLLAHTRDIQDQLVAEKKAREEQVKRGEEAEAKMGVQVTALNENVATLKREWQGSQRRVGELEKQTDELRGEIAVLEATVQNNQDERRALLERCVKGEGEIEKLQAKVVELRRKLDDTTAAMQELGRENQSLQIKQSQSLTRKWAEDHEVQNCMACGKGFSVTVRKHHCRHCGNIFCAECSSRNALTPSSKKPVRVCETCFEELQG from the exons ACTCCTGGGAAGGGAGGCTCCCAGAATGCAGAGTCAGAGCAGCCCAGCACAGACCTTAACCATGATCAGACATCTGAG GGCTTCATCTGCCCTCAGTGCATGAAGTCTCACAACTCTGCAGAGGAGTTGTTCAAACACTATGAGCTGTTCCATGACACCGGAGACCTGCCCGCTCATATGGCCCCCACTCG GGAAGACCTTACAATGCTGCGGCAAGAGGTTCAGGACCTGCATGCTTCACTCAAG GAGGAAAAGTGGTTCTCTGAAGAGCTCAAGAAGGAGTTAGACAAAGTCCAAGGACAACTGAAGCAA AATGATGGACAGGTGACCTCAGAGGATTCAG CCCTTGAAAGGAAGTTGAAcgaggcagagacagaaaagtTCAACATCAAGCAGATGAAAGACCTGTTTGAGCAGAAAGCTGCCCAGCTGGCCACAGAGATAGTAG ACATAAAGTCCCGCTATGATGAGGAGAAGAGCCTAAGGGAGGCTGCGGACCAGAGGCTGAGCAAACTGACCGAACAGCTACAGAAGGAGAAGCAGGAGAACGAGAGGCTCCAAACAGAACTG CTGCAGCGACCAGGAGTGGAGGATGTGGAGGTACTGCAGAAGGAGCTGGTGCAGGTCCAGACACTGATGGACAACATGACTCGAGAGAGGGAGGATGAATCTGAACGCCTCAAAACCCACTACGAGCAACTGCAGGCTAATTACACTACCTCAGAG ATGACCATATCCCAACTAAAAGCAGAGCTGGAGAAGGGTCCACAGGAAGCGGCTGTCTACACACAACAGATCCATGAGCTGCAGAGCAATCTGAATAATTTGCAGCAGCAAAgccag AGCCTGTCTGAAAAGCTTGCACGTAAGGAGAAAGAGTATCAGGAACTGGAGGAGCGTCTGGGAGCTGAGAAGTCTGCCAGGAAAGGAGCCCAAAGCAGCCTGAGAGAGAGGGAATCAGAGGTTCAAGAGCTCCAGGCTCGGGCCACAGGGGCTGAGGCCTCCCTGCAGAAGGCCCAGACGGAGCTTGGAGAGAAGACCGAGGAGGTGGCGAAGTTGAAGAATGAGATTACGGAGCTGGAGGTGAAGCACGCAGAGCTGAAGGTTGAGAGGAAACAGTTGGAACAGCAAAGGGAAGAAAAAGACAGCCAGGGTGCTCAGCAGCAGACGGAGATCAGTCAG CTGCACGCCAAACTGCTGGAGGCGGAGAGGCAGCTCGGCGAGGTGCAAGGCCGCCTCAAAGAACAGAGGCAGCTGTCTGGGGAGAAACTGAAAGACCGCGAGCAGCAAGCAGCCGACCTGCAGCTCAAACTGTCACGTGCAGAAGAACAG TTAAAGGAGAGTGCCAGTAAGAATACAGACCTACAGCACCAGCTGGAGAAAGCCAAGCAGCAGCACCAGGAGCTGCAGGCACTGCAGCAAAACACCAACGGCAAACTCCGCGAAGCACAG AATGACCTGGAGCAGGTGCTGCGTCAGATTGGAGATAAGGACCAGAAGATCCAGAATCTAGAGGCTCTGCTGCAGAAAAGTAAGGACATTGTGAGCCAGCTGGAAACCGAAAGGGAGGACTTGTGCGCCAAAATCCAGGCCGGGGAGGGAGAGACGGCTTTGCTTAACCAGCTAAAGGAGAAAAACCATGCACTACAAGAACAG GTCACACAGTTGACAGACAAGCTGaagaaccaatcagagagcaACAAGCAAGCCCAGGATAACCTACACGAGCAGGTCCAGGAGCAGAAGACCCTGGTACGTTCAGCCCAGGACCGAGCCCAAACCCTGGAGACCTCCGTCACTGAACTCACCGCCCAGCTCGCAGACAGCAAGGAGAAAGTAGCTCAGCTGGATGCTCAG CTGAAGGCAAAGACAGAGATGCTGCTGTCTGCAGAGGCAGCCAAGGCTGCACAGAAGGCGAACCTGGAAAACAACCTTGAGACTGCTCAGCATGCACTGCAGGACAAGCAGCAG GAGCTGAATAAAGTTCAGAAGAAGGTGGAGGAGCAGGCCCAAAGGCTCAAGGAGAGACAGGAACAGTGCACACAGCTGGACGCAAGTCTAAAGGAATGCAAAGACAAGCTAATGGCCTCAGAGCAGCGTACAGAGCAGCTGGAGGGGCTCAATAAG AAACTGGAGTCACAGGTTGGGGAGTTGCAGACCACACGTGACCAGGTGCAGAAAGAAGTGCAAAAGCTGCAGAAGGAGGGGTCACAGGTCAAACAGAAAGCCAAGGAGCTGCAGCGCTCACTGGAAACGGAGAAAGCAGG GGCTACAACACTACAGGAGgaactgaagaaaaaagcagctgatttgagtgacattcagcagcagctggagcGCAGTGAGCAGGACAAAGCTGCTCTGAAGGTGAACCTGGACAACGTGACCCAGGAGGGAAAGACTAAACATGCAGAGCTGGACAAAAAGGCTCAGAGCCTGACAGCAGACTTACAGAAGGCCCAACAAGAGAAAGAGGCTCAAAAGAAGGAGCTTGCCTCTTTGCAGGAGAATCTAGGAAAGGCTAATAAGGCACTGAAAGAGAGTCGGAGTCAACtggacacagagaggaagaaccATAAGTCAGCAATGGAAGAGAAG GAAAAGTCCAATGAGAAGGCCAGACAGGAGCTTCTTAAGAATAACGAGGCCATGACCAAGGCAATGAAAGAATCTAAAGAGCAGTTGGGGCGGCTAGGAGAG GCAGAGAACAAGTTGAAAGCGCAGCTGACCACGCTGGAGCAGCAGCACTCAAAGACTCAGGGGGCACTGAAGGAAAAAGAGAAGGAGCTGGAGAAGCTGCGGGCGCAACTCAAGACGGCCCAGGGGTCGTTTGAGGAGGAGACGAAGAAACTGAAGGGGCAAGTGGCAGAGTTACAAGAAGTTAATGTCAAGAAG ACGGAAGAGGAGAGTAAGCTGAAGGCACAGGTGTCGGGGCTCGGCCAGGAGCTGGCCTCTCAGAAGAGTGGGATGACAGAGCTGCAGAAGACCTTGGAGCAAAGCCAGGAAAGCTTCACTAAGCTTCAGTCTGACTTCTACGGCAAAGAGTCCGAGGTCTCTGCCCTGCGTCAAGACCTGAAG GTGTCAGAGGAGAAGCTGACCTTAGCTCAGGAAGAGCTGGCTGCTAACTGCACCCATCAGACAGGTTTAGAGGGTCAGATCAAGGATCTGCAGAAGGGTCGTGGCTCGTTGGAGCAGGAGCTGGCAAAACGGGACCAGAAGCTCCAACAGCAAGACAAAATCCTGAAGGAACTACAGAAGCAACAG GGTCACGTAAAAGAGGagctggagaaggagaagagtAAAGTGGAGGAACTGAACAAAGCTAAGAGTGTCCTGGAAAAGAATAACACCCGACTAAATTCTGAATTAAAAGCACTGACGGAAAAGGGCGAGAAG GAACTGGGTGAGTTGCGGGAAGCCAAACAGCTGTTGATCCAGCAGAAACTGGAGCTGCAGGGTCAGGTGGAGGCTGCACAGAAGACCCTGGAGCAGGAGCAGAAGGAGCACGAGGCCACCAAGGACAGCAGGACCCAGAGAGAGGAGCAGCTCCTTGCACATACCAGGGATATCCAGGATCAGTTG GTGGCAGAGAAGAAAGCAAGAGAAGAGCAGGTGAAGCGCGGGGAGGAGGCAGAAGCTAAGATGGGTGTGCAGGTGACGGCTCTGAATGAAAACGTGGCCACGCTGAAGAGAGAGTGGCAGGGCAGCCAACGAAGAGTCGGCGAACTGGAGAAGCAGACGGATGAGCTGAGAGGAGAGATCGCTGTGCTGGAGGCCACCGTGCAGAACAACCAGGACGAGAGACGGGCTCTTCTGGAGAG GTGTGTGAAGGGCGAAGGCGAGATAGAGAAACTGCAGGCCAAGGTGGTGGAGC
- the eea1 gene encoding early endosome antigen 1 isoform X1: protein MLRRILQMTPGKGGSQNAESEQPSTDLNHDQTSEGFICPQCMKSHNSAEELFKHYELFHDTGDLPAHMAPTREDLTMLRQEVQDLHASLKEEKWFSEELKKELDKVQGQLKQNDGQVTSEDSALERKLNEAETEKFNIKQMKDLFEQKAAQLATEIVDIKSRYDEEKSLREAADQRLSKLTEQLQKEKQENERLQTELLQRPGVEDVEVLQKELVQVQTLMDNMTREREDESERLKTHYEQLQANYTTSEIRKLEMTISQLKAELEKGPQEAAVYTQQIHELQSNLNNLQQQSQSLSEKLARKEKEYQELEERLGAEKSARKGAQSSLRERESEVQELQARATGAEASLQKAQTELGEKTEEVAKLKNEITELEVKHAELKVERKQLEQQREEKDSQGAQQQTEISQLHAKLLEAERQLGEVQGRLKEQRQLSGEKLKDREQQAADLQLKLSRAEEQLKESASKNTDLQHQLEKAKQQHQELQALQQNTNGKLREAQNDLEQVLRQIGDKDQKIQNLEALLQKSKDIVSQLETEREDLCAKIQAGEGETALLNQLKEKNHALQEQVTQLTDKLKNQSESNKQAQDNLHEQVQEQKTLVRSAQDRAQTLETSVTELTAQLADSKEKVAQLDAQLKAKTEMLLSAEAAKAAQKANLENNLETAQHALQDKQQELNKVQKKVEEQAQRLKERQEQCTQLDASLKECKDKLMASEQRTEQLEGLNKKLESQVGELQTTRDQVQKEVQKLQKEGSQVKQKAKELQRSLETEKAGATTLQEELKKKAADLSDIQQQLERSEQDKAALKVNLDNVTQEGKTKHAELDKKAQSLTADLQKAQQEKEAQKKELASLQENLGKANKALKESRSQLDTERKNHKSAMEEKEKSNEKARQELLKNNEAMTKAMKESKEQLGRLGEAENKLKAQLTTLEQQHSKTQGALKEKEKELEKLRAQLKTAQGSFEEETKKLKGQVAELQEVNVKKTEEESKLKAQVSGLGQELASQKSGMTELQKTLEQSQESFTKLQSDFYGKESEVSALRQDLKVSEEKLTLAQEELAANCTHQTGLEGQIKDLQKGRGSLEQELAKRDQKLQQQDKILKELQKQQGHVKEELEKEKSKVEELNKAKSVLEKNNTRLNSELKALTEKGEKELGELREAKQLLIQQKLELQGQVEAAQKTLEQEQKEHEATKDSRTQREEQLLAHTRDIQDQLVAEKKAREEQVKRGEEAEAKMGVQVTALNENVATLKREWQGSQRRVGELEKQTDELRGEIAVLEATVQNNQDERRALLERCVKGEGEIEKLQAKVVELRRKLDDTTAAMQELGRENQSLQIKQSQSLTRKWAEDHEVQNCMACGKGFSVTVRKHHCRHCGNIFCAECSSRNALTPSSKKPVRVCETCFEELQG, encoded by the exons ACTCCTGGGAAGGGAGGCTCCCAGAATGCAGAGTCAGAGCAGCCCAGCACAGACCTTAACCATGATCAGACATCTGAG GGCTTCATCTGCCCTCAGTGCATGAAGTCTCACAACTCTGCAGAGGAGTTGTTCAAACACTATGAGCTGTTCCATGACACCGGAGACCTGCCCGCTCATATGGCCCCCACTCG GGAAGACCTTACAATGCTGCGGCAAGAGGTTCAGGACCTGCATGCTTCACTCAAG GAGGAAAAGTGGTTCTCTGAAGAGCTCAAGAAGGAGTTAGACAAAGTCCAAGGACAACTGAAGCAA AATGATGGACAGGTGACCTCAGAGGATTCAG CCCTTGAAAGGAAGTTGAAcgaggcagagacagaaaagtTCAACATCAAGCAGATGAAAGACCTGTTTGAGCAGAAAGCTGCCCAGCTGGCCACAGAGATAGTAG ACATAAAGTCCCGCTATGATGAGGAGAAGAGCCTAAGGGAGGCTGCGGACCAGAGGCTGAGCAAACTGACCGAACAGCTACAGAAGGAGAAGCAGGAGAACGAGAGGCTCCAAACAGAACTG CTGCAGCGACCAGGAGTGGAGGATGTGGAGGTACTGCAGAAGGAGCTGGTGCAGGTCCAGACACTGATGGACAACATGACTCGAGAGAGGGAGGATGAATCTGAACGCCTCAAAACCCACTACGAGCAACTGCAGGCTAATTACACTACCTCAGAG ATTCGTAAACTGGAG ATGACCATATCCCAACTAAAAGCAGAGCTGGAGAAGGGTCCACAGGAAGCGGCTGTCTACACACAACAGATCCATGAGCTGCAGAGCAATCTGAATAATTTGCAGCAGCAAAgccag AGCCTGTCTGAAAAGCTTGCACGTAAGGAGAAAGAGTATCAGGAACTGGAGGAGCGTCTGGGAGCTGAGAAGTCTGCCAGGAAAGGAGCCCAAAGCAGCCTGAGAGAGAGGGAATCAGAGGTTCAAGAGCTCCAGGCTCGGGCCACAGGGGCTGAGGCCTCCCTGCAGAAGGCCCAGACGGAGCTTGGAGAGAAGACCGAGGAGGTGGCGAAGTTGAAGAATGAGATTACGGAGCTGGAGGTGAAGCACGCAGAGCTGAAGGTTGAGAGGAAACAGTTGGAACAGCAAAGGGAAGAAAAAGACAGCCAGGGTGCTCAGCAGCAGACGGAGATCAGTCAG CTGCACGCCAAACTGCTGGAGGCGGAGAGGCAGCTCGGCGAGGTGCAAGGCCGCCTCAAAGAACAGAGGCAGCTGTCTGGGGAGAAACTGAAAGACCGCGAGCAGCAAGCAGCCGACCTGCAGCTCAAACTGTCACGTGCAGAAGAACAG TTAAAGGAGAGTGCCAGTAAGAATACAGACCTACAGCACCAGCTGGAGAAAGCCAAGCAGCAGCACCAGGAGCTGCAGGCACTGCAGCAAAACACCAACGGCAAACTCCGCGAAGCACAG AATGACCTGGAGCAGGTGCTGCGTCAGATTGGAGATAAGGACCAGAAGATCCAGAATCTAGAGGCTCTGCTGCAGAAAAGTAAGGACATTGTGAGCCAGCTGGAAACCGAAAGGGAGGACTTGTGCGCCAAAATCCAGGCCGGGGAGGGAGAGACGGCTTTGCTTAACCAGCTAAAGGAGAAAAACCATGCACTACAAGAACAG GTCACACAGTTGACAGACAAGCTGaagaaccaatcagagagcaACAAGCAAGCCCAGGATAACCTACACGAGCAGGTCCAGGAGCAGAAGACCCTGGTACGTTCAGCCCAGGACCGAGCCCAAACCCTGGAGACCTCCGTCACTGAACTCACCGCCCAGCTCGCAGACAGCAAGGAGAAAGTAGCTCAGCTGGATGCTCAG CTGAAGGCAAAGACAGAGATGCTGCTGTCTGCAGAGGCAGCCAAGGCTGCACAGAAGGCGAACCTGGAAAACAACCTTGAGACTGCTCAGCATGCACTGCAGGACAAGCAGCAG GAGCTGAATAAAGTTCAGAAGAAGGTGGAGGAGCAGGCCCAAAGGCTCAAGGAGAGACAGGAACAGTGCACACAGCTGGACGCAAGTCTAAAGGAATGCAAAGACAAGCTAATGGCCTCAGAGCAGCGTACAGAGCAGCTGGAGGGGCTCAATAAG AAACTGGAGTCACAGGTTGGGGAGTTGCAGACCACACGTGACCAGGTGCAGAAAGAAGTGCAAAAGCTGCAGAAGGAGGGGTCACAGGTCAAACAGAAAGCCAAGGAGCTGCAGCGCTCACTGGAAACGGAGAAAGCAGG GGCTACAACACTACAGGAGgaactgaagaaaaaagcagctgatttgagtgacattcagcagcagctggagcGCAGTGAGCAGGACAAAGCTGCTCTGAAGGTGAACCTGGACAACGTGACCCAGGAGGGAAAGACTAAACATGCAGAGCTGGACAAAAAGGCTCAGAGCCTGACAGCAGACTTACAGAAGGCCCAACAAGAGAAAGAGGCTCAAAAGAAGGAGCTTGCCTCTTTGCAGGAGAATCTAGGAAAGGCTAATAAGGCACTGAAAGAGAGTCGGAGTCAACtggacacagagaggaagaaccATAAGTCAGCAATGGAAGAGAAG GAAAAGTCCAATGAGAAGGCCAGACAGGAGCTTCTTAAGAATAACGAGGCCATGACCAAGGCAATGAAAGAATCTAAAGAGCAGTTGGGGCGGCTAGGAGAG GCAGAGAACAAGTTGAAAGCGCAGCTGACCACGCTGGAGCAGCAGCACTCAAAGACTCAGGGGGCACTGAAGGAAAAAGAGAAGGAGCTGGAGAAGCTGCGGGCGCAACTCAAGACGGCCCAGGGGTCGTTTGAGGAGGAGACGAAGAAACTGAAGGGGCAAGTGGCAGAGTTACAAGAAGTTAATGTCAAGAAG ACGGAAGAGGAGAGTAAGCTGAAGGCACAGGTGTCGGGGCTCGGCCAGGAGCTGGCCTCTCAGAAGAGTGGGATGACAGAGCTGCAGAAGACCTTGGAGCAAAGCCAGGAAAGCTTCACTAAGCTTCAGTCTGACTTCTACGGCAAAGAGTCCGAGGTCTCTGCCCTGCGTCAAGACCTGAAG GTGTCAGAGGAGAAGCTGACCTTAGCTCAGGAAGAGCTGGCTGCTAACTGCACCCATCAGACAGGTTTAGAGGGTCAGATCAAGGATCTGCAGAAGGGTCGTGGCTCGTTGGAGCAGGAGCTGGCAAAACGGGACCAGAAGCTCCAACAGCAAGACAAAATCCTGAAGGAACTACAGAAGCAACAG GGTCACGTAAAAGAGGagctggagaaggagaagagtAAAGTGGAGGAACTGAACAAAGCTAAGAGTGTCCTGGAAAAGAATAACACCCGACTAAATTCTGAATTAAAAGCACTGACGGAAAAGGGCGAGAAG GAACTGGGTGAGTTGCGGGAAGCCAAACAGCTGTTGATCCAGCAGAAACTGGAGCTGCAGGGTCAGGTGGAGGCTGCACAGAAGACCCTGGAGCAGGAGCAGAAGGAGCACGAGGCCACCAAGGACAGCAGGACCCAGAGAGAGGAGCAGCTCCTTGCACATACCAGGGATATCCAGGATCAGTTG GTGGCAGAGAAGAAAGCAAGAGAAGAGCAGGTGAAGCGCGGGGAGGAGGCAGAAGCTAAGATGGGTGTGCAGGTGACGGCTCTGAATGAAAACGTGGCCACGCTGAAGAGAGAGTGGCAGGGCAGCCAACGAAGAGTCGGCGAACTGGAGAAGCAGACGGATGAGCTGAGAGGAGAGATCGCTGTGCTGGAGGCCACCGTGCAGAACAACCAGGACGAGAGACGGGCTCTTCTGGAGAG GTGTGTGAAGGGCGAAGGCGAGATAGAGAAACTGCAGGCCAAGGTGGTGGAGC